The Halomonas sp. KG2 genome segment ATTCCCATTAGCAGGCTAATCGATGCTAATAAGCTGTGGCATGCCAGGTAGCCACTTTCACGGCTTTCAAACCTTTGGTGATGGCGAGCATCAGGGCGCCCTTAGCAAAACACATTGTTTTATTTAGTGAAGTTGATCAAAGACTTCAGGGTGTTGCTCAGCAATTCGCAACAGAGCAACTGCCGGGCCTTGAGGCTCTCTGCGGCCTTGTTCCCAGTCCTGAAGTGTACGTATGCTGACCCCAAGAAGACCTGCAAAGGCTGATTGCGATAGGTTCAGTTTATGCCGAATTATTTGAGGGGGTGAGGGCTCTGCTAACTCATGAGTTCGCAGAGCTACTTTGCCTTTCTTGAACTGTTTGATCTCATTGATACCGTCTAGAATCTCTGCCCCAAGGTTTCTATCAACCATTTTTGATTGCCTCCGCTATTTGCTTGAGCATGTGCCCAGGAATACTGGTACGCTCCGTTTTACTGTACAGCGTGAGCATCCATATCTCGTGATCGGACTTCTTCCGATAATAGATAGCCCTGACACCACCGCTCTTTCCTGAACCTACTGATGACCAACGAACCTTACGAACACCTCCCGAACCTTTGATGAGGTCTCCCGCATCCGGCTTCTGTAGCAGATACACTTGCAGCCCACGGTATTCCTCATCCGTGAGGTAGTTCGGTAATAGCTTGGTGAATGTTGAGGTTTCGATGAATAACATCAATAAAATATACGGCCATGCCGTATAAATATCAAGATTGGGTTAGCTAAGCTATCAATAGACCTACCTGTCCATTAGCGCAGGTAGAACGCTTTGTGCTAACACAAATTGCCATCTATTCAGGCTTTTTTCACAAACTGGGCGGTGACCATCATGTCGCCAGCGCCATCGACCTTGCAGTCGAGTTGGTGGTCTTTGCCTTCCTTAAGCCGCTTGATAACCGCCTTGGTGCCAATCTTAAGCACGATTGAGCTGCCTTTGACCTTGAGGTCTTTGATAAGCGTCACCTTATCGCCTTCAGCAAGCAGACTGCCATTGGCATCTTTCACCGTGACGGTGTCTTCCGCTTCAACCTCGGAAGGATTCCATTCGTGGGCGCATTCCGGGCAGATGAAAAGGCTTTGATCCTGGTAGACGAATTCAGATTGGCAATTGGGGCAAGGTGGGCATGACATGGAAGAAGACTTCTGTGGTTGGATTGGCTGCTTATGATACTGAGCCTTTGCAGCCTTGGCGAATGCATCCAGGCAGGTTCACTGGGAAGCGGTGCCTGTTGATGGCTCAGTGTTTGAATCGTCGCGGGCTAAAGCCACCTCCTACGGGGCGTTTTTATAGTTGGGGATGATGGGTTGGCTACCTGAAGATAGGCATAATTTGATTAGCTGTTTTGCCCTCTTCCTAGTTTGAGAAAATCTCTTGATAATAGGACATAGCCTATATAGGATAAAACCTATAAAAAAAAGAGGTCTCCATGTGGTCTATCGAGCAAACAGACACATTTGAAGCGTGGTTCTTCTCATTGGAAGAAATTGAACGTGAGAACGTTCTGGCTT includes the following:
- a CDS encoding type II toxin-antitoxin system MqsA family antitoxin, which gives rise to MVDRNLGAEILDGINEIKQFKKGKVALRTHELAEPSPPQIIRHKLNLSQSAFAGLLGVSIRTLQDWEQGRREPQGPAVALLRIAEQHPEVFDQLH
- a CDS encoding zinc ribbon domain-containing protein YjdM, translating into MSCPPCPNCQSEFVYQDQSLFICPECAHEWNPSEVEAEDTVTVKDANGSLLAEGDKVTLIKDLKVKGSSIVLKIGTKAVIKRLKEGKDHQLDCKVDGAGDMMVTAQFVKKA